From Dermochelys coriacea isolate rDerCor1 chromosome 8, rDerCor1.pri.v4, whole genome shotgun sequence, the proteins below share one genomic window:
- the HDAC3 gene encoding histone deacetylase 3 isoform X2: MCRFHSEDYIDFLQRVSPNNMQGFTKSLNAFNVGDDCPVFPGLFEFCSRYTGASLQGATQLNNKICDIAINWAGGLHHAKKFEASGFCYVNDIVIGILELLKYHPRVLYIDIDIHHGDGVQEAFYLTDRVMTVSFHKYGNYFFPGTGDMYEVGAESGRYYCLNVPLRDGIDDQSYKHLFQPVINQVVDYYQPTCIVLQCGADSLGCDRLGCFNLSIRGHGECVEYVKSFNIPLLVLGGGGYTVRNVARCWTYETSLLVDEAISEELPYSEYFEYFAPDFTLHPDVSTRIENQNSRQYLDQIRQTIFENLKMLNHAPSVQIHDVPSDLLSYDRVDEPDPEERGSEENYNRPEASNEFYDGDHDNDKESDVEI, encoded by the exons ATGTGTCGCTTCCACTCGGAGGATTATATAGACTTCCTGCAGAGGGTGAGTCCCAACAACATGCAAGGATTCACCAAGAGCCTCAATGCCTTCAATGTGGGTGATGACTG TCCAGTGTTCCCAGGCCTTTTTGAATTTTGCTCTCGCTATACTGGGGCCTCACTGCAGGGAGCAACGCAACTGAACAACAAG ATCTGTGATATTGCAATAAACTGGGCTGGAGGCCTGCATCATGCCAAGAAGTTTGAG GCTTCTGGGTTTTGTTACGTCAATGACATAGTTATCGGCATTCTGGAGCTGCTCAA GTATCACCCACGTGTTCTCTACATTGACATTGATATTCATCACGGAGATGGTGTTCAGGAGGCCTTTTACTTGACAGACCGTGTCATGACAGTATCTTTTCACAAATATGGGAACTACTTCTTCCCTGGTACAG GTGACATGTACGAGGTTGGGGCAGAGAGTGGCCGCTATTACTGCCTCAATGTGCCACTGCGAGATGGCATTGATGACCAAA GTTATAAACACCTCTTCCAGCCAGTCATTAACCAGGTGGTGGACTACTACCAGCCCACATGCATAGTGCTGCAG TGCGGTGCTGACTCCCTGGGTTGTGACCGTCTGGGTTGCTTTAACCTCAGTATAAGAGGACATGG GGAGTGTGTGGAGTATGTAAAGAGTTTCAACATCCCCCTTCTGGTGCTGGGAGGAGGTGGCTATACCGTTCGTAATGTGGCAcgatgctg GACCTATGAAACGTCGCTGCTTGTGGATGAAGCAATTAGTGAGGAACTCCCATATAGTG AATACTTTGAGTACTTTGCTCCAGACTTCACCCTCCACCCAGATGTCAGTACAAGAATTGAGAACCAGAACTCTAGACAG TACTTGGATCAAATCAGACAGACAATATTTGAGAATCTGAAAATGCTGAACCATGCCCCCAGTGTCCAGATCCATGATGTTCCTTCTGACCTGCTCAGTTATGACCGTGTGGACGAGCCTGATCCAGAAGAGAGAGGCTCTGAGGAGAACTACAACAG GCCTGAGGCTTCTAATGAGTTCTATGATGGTGACCACGATAATGATAAAGAAAGTGATGTCGAGATCTGA
- the HDAC3 gene encoding histone deacetylase 3 isoform X3, giving the protein MTVSFHKYGNYFFPGTGDMYEVGAESGRYYCLNVPLRDGIDDQSYKHLFQPVINQVVDYYQPTCIVLQCGADSLGCDRLGCFNLSIRGHGECVEYVKSFNIPLLVLGGGGYTVRNVARCWTYETSLLVDEAISEELPYSEYFEYFAPDFTLHPDVSTRIENQNSRQYLDQIRQTIFENLKMLNHAPSVQIHDVPSDLLSYDRVDEPDPEERGSEENYNRPEASNEFYDGDHDNDKESDVEI; this is encoded by the exons ATGACAGTATCTTTTCACAAATATGGGAACTACTTCTTCCCTGGTACAG GTGACATGTACGAGGTTGGGGCAGAGAGTGGCCGCTATTACTGCCTCAATGTGCCACTGCGAGATGGCATTGATGACCAAA GTTATAAACACCTCTTCCAGCCAGTCATTAACCAGGTGGTGGACTACTACCAGCCCACATGCATAGTGCTGCAG TGCGGTGCTGACTCCCTGGGTTGTGACCGTCTGGGTTGCTTTAACCTCAGTATAAGAGGACATGG GGAGTGTGTGGAGTATGTAAAGAGTTTCAACATCCCCCTTCTGGTGCTGGGAGGAGGTGGCTATACCGTTCGTAATGTGGCAcgatgctg GACCTATGAAACGTCGCTGCTTGTGGATGAAGCAATTAGTGAGGAACTCCCATATAGTG AATACTTTGAGTACTTTGCTCCAGACTTCACCCTCCACCCAGATGTCAGTACAAGAATTGAGAACCAGAACTCTAGACAG TACTTGGATCAAATCAGACAGACAATATTTGAGAATCTGAAAATGCTGAACCATGCCCCCAGTGTCCAGATCCATGATGTTCCTTCTGACCTGCTCAGTTATGACCGTGTGGACGAGCCTGATCCAGAAGAGAGAGGCTCTGAGGAGAACTACAACAG GCCTGAGGCTTCTAATGAGTTCTATGATGGTGACCACGATAATGATAAAGAAAGTGATGTCGAGATCTGA